Sequence from the Gemmatimonadota bacterium genome:
GGTGCCAGTGGTGGTCCCAGGCCGCCGTCGTCGCGGCCGAACTCTCGGGCCAGGGCCCGCGCGTCGATGGCGCCCGTGTAGAGCGCCATGCCGATCACCACGCCCGCCGTGCCCGCGGCCGCGAGCGCGCGTATGTCTTCCAGGGCGCGGATGCCGCCCGCCGCGATGAGCGGGTGCGGGCAGCGCGTCGCCAGTCGGCCGAAGCGGTCCGCGTCCACGCCGCCCATGGCGCCCTCGCGGTCAACGTCGGTGACGAGCACGGCCGCCAGTGGCAGCCCCGCCAGGCTCTCAACGAACGGCGCCAGGTCGACGCCGGCGTCCTCGGTCCAGCCCGCCGCGGTGACGCGCTCGCCGCGCACGTCGGCGGCGACCACCACGCGGCCGGGCCGGCCACCCGCCAGACGCTCCAGCCAGGCCGGGTCGCGGACCGCGCGGGTGCCCACGACGACGCGCTCGGCGCCGCGCGCGAACAGCGCCTCGGCGCGCGCCTGGTCGCGCACGCCGCCGCCGACCTGGGTGCGAGCCGTAGTGCCGCCGAGCACGCCGGCGATGGGGTTCGCGGGGTCGCCCCGCCCCAGCGCCGCGTCCAGGTCGACGACGTGCAGCCACGCGAAGCCCAGGTCGCGAAACCCGGCGGCCACGTCGGGGGGCGACGGCAGCCGCACGCGCTCGTGCGCGGGCGAGCCGCCCACCCACTGCACGGCGGAGCCGCCGCTCAGGTCCAGCGCGGGCAGCGCGATCACGGCGACCCCGCCAGGTCGACGAAGTTGCGCAGCAGCCTAAGGCCCTCGACTCCGCTCTTCTCGGGGTGGAACTGGACGCCCCAGGAGTTGGCCACGCGCGCCGCGGCGGCGAGGGTCACGCCCAGGTAGTCGCAGTCGGCGATCAGCGTGTCCGGGTCCGCGGGCTGGGCGGCGAAGCTGTTGGCGAAGTACATGCACGGCCGCTCCAGGCCGTCGAAGAGCGGGTCGCGGGCGCGCACGTCCACGGTGTTCCAGCCCATCTGCGGGATCCGGCGCGCCCGGATCCGCCGGACCGCGCCGGGGATCACGCCGATGCCGGGCGCGGCGCCCTCCTCGCTGGAGTCCAGCAGGAGCTGCAGGCCCAGGCAGATGCCCAGGCACGGGTGGCCGGCAAACAGCGCCTCGCGCAGTTCTGTCCGCGCGGGCGCGAGGCGCTCCGCGGCGGCGTCGAACGCGCCCACGCCGGGGAGCACCACCGCGTCGCCGGCGAGCAGGTCGGCGGCGTCCGTGGTCACGCGTGTGTCCGCGCCCTCGCGCCGCAGCGCCTTTTCCAGCGAGTGGAGGTTGCCGGCGCCGTAGTCGAACAGGACCGCCTTCACGGGCTGGCCTCCGGCGGGGCGGGCGTCAGCTCGCCGGCGGCCAGCGCCGCCTCGATGGCGCGGGTGGCGGTGTCCATGGCCTCCGGCGGGCCCACCGTCACGCGGATGGCGTCGCCGACGCCCGGGAGCCCGGCGAAAGCGCGCACTCCTACGCCGCGCGCGTAGAGCGCGGTCTTGGCGGCCGGCGCGTCCGCGACCGGCGCGAGCACGAAGTTGGCGCGGCTGGCCAGCGCGTCGAAGCCCAGGTCAACGAGCGCGGCGGAAAGCGCGGCGCGCGCCTCGATCGCCCGGGCCACCGCTTCCGCGCGCCAGCCGTCGTCCTCGGCCAGCGCGGCGAGCGCTGCCGCCTCGGCCGGCGCGGACACCTTGTAGGGCCCGCGTGACTTCTCGATCTCGGCGATCGCGGCGGCCGGCCCGATCGCGTAGCCGACGCGCCCGCCGGCGAGCCCCCACGCCTTGCTGAAGGTCCTGAGCGATACCGTCCTCTCGGACGCGGCCGCCCACGCCGTGAGGTCCTCGCCCGCGAAGTCCGCGTACGCCTCGTCCAGCAGCACCGCGCCGCGCGCCTCGGCGTCCGCGCGGCGCACCGCGGCGGCCGCCATCGACAGCCCGGTGGGGTTGTTGGGACGGCACAGGTAGACGGCGGCGGGCGCGGCGGCCAGCAGCCGGTCCACGTCGGGGTCGGCCACGGGCGAGGGCACGCCGACCGCGCGCAGCGCGTTCATGCGCGCCAAGACGGGCACCATGCCGAAGGTCGGATCCGGATAGACGAGGGTCGCGCCCGGGTCGCAGAAGGCTCGCAGCGCCGAGTCCAGCACGTCGTCCGAGCCGCACCCCGTGGTGACGTTTTCGGGCTCCACGCCGTGGTAGGCCGCGAGCGCGATGCGCAAGGAGTCCGCGTACACGGCCGGATAGCGCGAGGTGACGTCCGCGCCCAGCCCGGCGAAGGCGCGCGCGGCCGCCGGCGCCGAGCCGAAGCGGCTGGTGTTGTCACTCAGGTCCAGCGCGACCGGCTCGCGGCCCGGGTCGTACGC
This genomic interval carries:
- a CDS encoding 1-(5-phosphoribosyl)-5-[(5-phosphoribosylamino)methylideneamino] imidazole-4-carboxamide isomerase, whose product is MIALPALDLSGGSAVQWVGGSPAHERVRLPSPPDVAAGFRDLGFAWLHVVDLDAALGRGDPANPIAGVLGGTTARTQVGGGVRDQARAEALFARGAERVVVGTRAVRDPAWLERLAGGRPGRVVVAADVRGERVTAAGWTEDAGVDLAPFVESLAGLPLAAVLVTDVDREGAMGGVDADRFGRLATRCPHPLIAAGGIRALEDIRALAAAGTAGVVIGMALYTGAIDARALAREFGRDDGGLGPPLAP
- the hisH gene encoding imidazole glycerol phosphate synthase subunit HisH, which produces MKAVLFDYGAGNLHSLEKALRREGADTRVTTDAADLLAGDAVVLPGVGAFDAAAERLAPARTELREALFAGHPCLGICLGLQLLLDSSEEGAAPGIGVIPGAVRRIRARRIPQMGWNTVDVRARDPLFDGLERPCMYFANSFAAQPADPDTLIADCDYLGVTLAAAARVANSWGVQFHPEKSGVEGLRLLRNFVDLAGSP